The Leclercia sp. S52 genome has a segment encoding these proteins:
- the dcd gene encoding dCTP deaminase, protein MRLCDRDIEAWLDEGRLTITPRPPVERINGVTVDVRLGNKFRTFSGHTAPFIDLSGPKDEVSAALDRVMSDEIVLADGDAFYLHPGELALAVTFESITLPADLVGWLDGRSSLARLGLMVHVTAHRIDPGWSGRIVLEFFNAGKLPLALRPGMMIGALSFEPLTGPAARPYNARQDAKYRDQQGAVASRIDKD, encoded by the coding sequence ATGCGTCTTTGTGACCGAGATATTGAAGCCTGGCTGGACGAAGGCCGTCTGACCATCACCCCGCGCCCGCCGGTCGAGCGGATTAACGGCGTTACCGTCGATGTGCGTCTGGGGAATAAGTTTCGTACCTTCAGCGGTCATACCGCGCCCTTTATCGACCTCAGCGGGCCGAAAGATGAAGTCAGCGCGGCACTCGATCGGGTAATGAGCGATGAAATCGTGCTGGCCGACGGCGACGCCTTTTACCTGCACCCGGGTGAACTGGCGCTGGCGGTCACCTTTGAGTCAATCACCCTGCCGGCGGATCTGGTGGGCTGGCTCGACGGGCGCTCCTCTCTGGCGCGTCTGGGGCTGATGGTGCACGTCACCGCGCACCGTATCGATCCAGGCTGGTCCGGACGGATCGTGCTGGAGTTTTTCAACGCGGGTAAACTGCCGCTGGCGCTGCGCCCGGGCATGATGATCGGTGCGTTGAGCTTTGAGCCGTTAACCGGCCCGGCGGCACGTCCGTATAACGCCCGCCAGGATGCAAAATATCGCGACCAGCAGGGTGCGGTCGCCAGTCGTATTGATAAAGACTGA
- the asmA gene encoding outer membrane assembly protein AsmA, whose protein sequence is MRRVLTTLMILLVVLVAGLSALVLLVNPNDFRAYMVRQVEARSGYALKLEGPLRWHVWPQLSILSGRMSLTAPGASVPLVAADNMRLDVALMPLFSHQLQVNQVMLKGAVIQLTPQSEAVRNADAPVAPRENTLPDKADDTGWSFDIGRLKVADSLLVFQHEGAEQVTVRNINLQMEQDEHHKGKIDFSGRVNRNQRDLTLSLAANVNASDYPHLLSADIQQLSWQLTGVDLPSQGISGQGTLQALWREEQKQLELNQLKLQANDSAMTGQASVILGTEPQWNMNLQFDTLNLENLLPAQAAAAANSDAVQQGQTQAKLQRPVISSNLEQPDYNGLRGFSADILLKANAVHWRGMDFTQVTSQMSNKNGLLTIAELNGKMGEGNISLPGTLDVRKAIARSSFQPRLDNIEIGTILKAFNYPISLTGRLTMAGDFSGSKIDADAFRHHWQGQAHLEMQNTRMEGLNFQQLVQQAVERSSNVKVKENVDNATRLDSFVTDLSLDEGQVTLDDMQGESPMLTLEGNGTLDLIKETADTRFKIRVLEGWLGESKLIDFLKTTPIPLNVYGNWQALNYSLQVDQLLRKHLQDEAKRRLSGWAEKNKDSQNGKDVKKLLEKLQ, encoded by the coding sequence ATGAGAAGAGTTCTGACAACGCTGATGATTTTGCTGGTGGTGCTGGTTGCGGGCCTGTCAGCGTTGGTTCTGCTGGTCAATCCCAATGACTTTCGCGCCTACATGGTGCGTCAGGTCGAGGCCCGCAGCGGTTACGCTCTGAAGCTGGAGGGTCCGCTGCGCTGGCACGTCTGGCCGCAGCTCAGCATTCTGTCCGGGCGCATGTCGCTTACCGCTCCGGGGGCGTCTGTGCCGCTGGTAGCCGCCGACAATATGCGCCTCGACGTGGCGTTGATGCCGTTGTTTTCGCATCAGCTGCAGGTCAATCAGGTGATGCTCAAAGGGGCGGTGATCCAGCTGACCCCGCAGTCAGAAGCGGTACGTAACGCCGATGCGCCGGTGGCCCCGCGTGAAAACACACTCCCGGATAAAGCAGACGATACCGGCTGGTCATTCGATATTGGTCGCCTGAAGGTGGCAGACAGCCTGCTGGTATTCCAGCATGAGGGAGCCGAGCAGGTCACGGTGCGCAATATCAACCTGCAGATGGAGCAGGATGAACACCACAAAGGCAAGATCGACTTCAGCGGTCGCGTTAACCGCAACCAGCGCGATCTGACCCTCTCTCTCGCGGCAAATGTGAATGCCTCTGACTATCCGCACCTGCTCAGCGCCGATATCCAGCAGCTGAGCTGGCAACTGACCGGCGTCGATCTGCCTTCGCAGGGCATCAGCGGGCAGGGCACGTTGCAGGCATTGTGGCGTGAAGAGCAGAAGCAGCTCGAGCTCAACCAGCTCAAATTACAGGCTAATGACAGCGCCATGACCGGCCAGGCCAGCGTGATCCTTGGCACTGAACCGCAGTGGAACATGAACCTGCAGTTCGACACCCTCAATCTGGAAAACCTGCTCCCGGCGCAGGCCGCCGCAGCCGCCAACAGCGACGCGGTGCAGCAGGGGCAAACTCAGGCCAAACTGCAGCGCCCGGTGATCTCCTCTAATCTGGAGCAACCCGACTACAACGGCCTGCGCGGCTTTAGCGCCGATATTCTGCTGAAAGCCAACGCCGTCCACTGGCGGGGAATGGACTTCACCCAGGTCACCAGCCAGATGTCCAACAAAAACGGCCTTCTGACCATTGCTGAGCTGAACGGTAAGATGGGGGAGGGCAATATCTCCTTACCCGGCACGCTCGATGTGCGTAAAGCTATCGCCCGGTCATCTTTCCAGCCGCGTCTGGATAACATTGAGATCGGCACTATCCTGAAGGCCTTTAACTACCCGATTTCGCTGACCGGCCGCCTGACCATGGCGGGTGATTTCTCGGGCAGCAAGATTGACGCCGACGCCTTCCGTCACCACTGGCAGGGCCAGGCCCATCTGGAGATGCAGAATACCCGGATGGAAGGGCTGAACTTCCAGCAGCTGGTACAGCAGGCGGTGGAGCGCAGTAGCAATGTGAAGGTGAAAGAGAACGTTGATAACGCGACCCGGCTGGACAGCTTTGTCACCGATCTGAGCCTCGATGAGGGGCAGGTGACGCTGGACGATATGCAGGGCGAGTCGCCGATGCTGACGCTCGAAGGTAACGGCACCCTGGATCTGATCAAGGAGACGGCCGACACCCGCTTCAAAATCCGCGTGCTTGAAGGCTGGCTGGGTGAAAGTAAGCTGATCGATTTCCTGAAAACGACGCCGATCCCGCTGAACGTCTACGGCAACTGGCAGGCGCTGAACTACAGCCTGCAGGTGGATCAGCTGCTGCGTAAACATCTTCAGGATGAGGCGAAACGTCGCCTGAGCGGCTGGGCCGAGAAGAATAAAGATTCGCAGAACGGCAAAGACGTGAAGAAGTTACTGGAGAAGCTTCAGTAA
- the udk gene encoding uridine kinase: MTDKSHQCVIIGIAGASASGKSLIASTLYRELREQVGDEHIGVIPEDSYYKDQSHLSMEERVKTNYDHPSAMDHSLLFQHLQALKNGTAIELPVYSYVEHTRLQETVRIAPKKVIILEGILLLTDARLRESMNFSIFVDTPLDICLMRRIKRDVNERGRSMDSVMAQYQKTVRPMFLQFIEPSKQYADIIVPRGGKNRIAIDILKAKISQFFE, encoded by the coding sequence ATGACTGATAAGTCTCATCAGTGCGTCATTATAGGCATCGCCGGCGCATCGGCTTCAGGTAAAAGTCTCATTGCCAGTACGCTTTACCGTGAATTACGTGAACAGGTCGGTGATGAGCACATCGGTGTCATTCCAGAAGACAGCTACTACAAAGATCAAAGCCATCTGTCGATGGAAGAACGTGTTAAGACCAATTATGACCATCCCAGCGCGATGGATCACAGTCTGTTATTCCAGCACCTTCAGGCCCTGAAGAACGGCACCGCCATTGAGCTGCCGGTTTATAGCTATGTTGAACACACCCGTCTGCAGGAAACCGTTCGCATTGCGCCGAAAAAGGTCATTATCCTCGAAGGGATCCTGCTACTCACCGACGCCCGTCTGCGCGAGTCGATGAATTTCTCCATTTTTGTCGATACCCCGCTGGATATCTGCCTGATGCGCCGCATCAAACGTGACGTGAACGAACGCGGCCGCTCCATGGACTCGGTCATGGCACAGTACCAGAAAACGGTACGTCCAATGTTCCTGCAGTTCATCGAGCCTTCCAAGCAGTATGCCGATATCATCGTGCCGCGCGGGGGTAAAAACCGCATTGCCATTGATATTCTGAAAGCGAAAATCAGCCAGTTTTTTGAATAA